Proteins encoded together in one Bacteroides ovatus window:
- a CDS encoding efflux RND transporter periplasmic adaptor subunit, producing MKKLIFVGILGLFVLGSCNNSTVTHTHDEHNHAAEGHNHEAEGPDHSHEGECSGEHNHEAADEYNEAAEAHSDEIILPKAKAEAAGVKVSVIEPAPFQQVIKTSGQVLAAQGDESVAVATVAGVVSFRGKVTEGMSVGSGTPLVTISSKNIADGDPVQRARIAYEVSKKEYERMKDLVKNKIVSDKDFAQAEQSYENARLSYKALSKNHSAIGQNITAPIAGYVKSILVKEGDYVTIGQPLVSVTQNRRLFLRAEVSEKYYPYLRTISSANFQTPYNNQVYELKALNGKLLSFGKAAGDNSFYVPVTFEFDNKGEVIPGSFVEVFLLSSVMENVISLPRTALTEEQGIFFIYLQLDEEGYKKQEVTIGADNGKSVQILTGVKAGDRVVTEGAYQVRLASASNAIPAHSHEH from the coding sequence ATGAAAAAACTTATTTTCGTGGGAATCCTGGGCTTATTCGTGCTGGGATCCTGTAATAATAGTACCGTCACACACACACACGATGAACACAATCATGCCGCGGAAGGACATAATCACGAGGCAGAAGGACCCGATCATTCCCATGAAGGCGAATGTAGCGGAGAACACAATCATGAAGCAGCCGATGAATACAACGAAGCTGCCGAAGCCCACAGTGATGAAATCATTCTTCCGAAAGCGAAAGCTGAAGCAGCCGGTGTAAAGGTGAGCGTTATTGAACCTGCACCTTTCCAGCAAGTAATTAAAACCAGCGGACAGGTGCTGGCTGCTCAAGGGGATGAATCGGTTGCCGTAGCTACAGTAGCCGGCGTGGTATCTTTCCGTGGAAAAGTAACGGAAGGAATGAGCGTCGGCAGCGGCACTCCGCTAGTCACTATTTCTTCAAAGAATATCGCCGATGGTGATCCGGTGCAACGAGCCCGCATTGCCTACGAGGTATCTAAGAAGGAGTACGAACGTATGAAAGATCTTGTTAAAAACAAGATTGTATCTGACAAGGATTTTGCACAGGCAGAGCAAAGTTATGAAAATGCCCGCCTTAGTTACAAAGCCCTTTCCAAGAATCATTCGGCTATCGGACAAAACATTACGGCTCCTATTGCCGGATATGTGAAAAGTATTCTCGTGAAAGAAGGTGACTATGTGACAATCGGACAACCGCTGGTAAGCGTGACGCAGAACCGTCGTCTTTTCCTCCGTGCCGAAGTGTCGGAAAAGTATTACCCGTATCTCCGCACCATCAGTTCCGCCAATTTCCAGACTCCTTATAATAATCAGGTGTACGAGTTGAAAGCATTGAACGGTAAACTTCTCTCTTTCGGAAAAGCTGCCGGAGACAATTCTTTTTATGTGCCTGTCACTTTTGAGTTCGACAACAAAGGGGAAGTGATTCCCGGCTCATTTGTGGAGGTATTCCTGCTTTCTTCAGTAATGGAAAACGTGATTTCTCTTCCGCGCACCGCGCTGACAGAGGAACAAGGCATATTCTTCATATATCTGCAACTGGACGAAGAGGGTTATAAAAAACAGGAAGTAACGATAGGAGCCGACAACGGCAAAAGCGTTCAAATCCTAACTGGTGTAAAGGCTGGCGACCGTGTAGTGACCGAGGGTGCTTATCAGGTTCGACTGGCAAGCGCAAGCAATGCAATCCCGGCACACAGCCACGAACACTAA
- a CDS encoding efflux RND transporter permease subunit, which yields MLNKIIHYSLHNRLVVVCAAILLLIAGTYTAMHTEVDVFPDLNAPTVVIMTEANGMAAEEVEQLVTFPVETAVNGATGVRRVRSSSTNGFSVVWVEFDWGTDIYLARQIVSEKLAVVSESLPVNVGKPTLGPQSSILGEMLIIGLTADSTSMLDLRTIADWTIRPRLLSTGGVAQVAVLGGDIKEYQIQLDPERMRHYGISMGEVMAVTQDMNLNANGGVLYEFGNEYIVRGVLSTSKTEQLGKAVVKTVNNFPVTLEDIANVTIGPKAPKLGTASERGKSAVLMTVTKQPATSTLELTDKLEASLKDLQKNLPPDVKVSTDIFRQSRFIESSIGNVKKSLFEGGIFVVIVLFLFLANVRTTLISLVTLPLSLLVSILTLHYMGLTINTMSLGGMAIAIGSLVDDAIVDVENVYKRLRENRLKVEAERLSTLEVVFNASKEVRMPILNSTLIIVVSFVPLFFLSGMEGRMLVPLGVAFIVALFASTIVALTLTPVLCSYLLGSNKTNKELKEAPVARWMKGIYEKALTWVLAHKRVTLGSTIGLFVVALGVFFTLGRSFLPSFNEGSFTINISSLPGISLEESNKMGHRAEELLMTIPEIQTVARKTGRAELDEHALGVNVSEIEAPFELKDRSRSELVADVREKLGTITGANIEIGQPISHRIDAMLSGTKANIAIKLFGDDLNKMFSLGNQIKGAISDIPGVADLNVEQQIERPQLKIQPKREMLAKFGITLPEFSEYVNVALAGKVISQVYEQGKSFDLIVKVKDDARDEIEKIRNLMVDTNDGRKVPLSYVAEVVSAMGPNTINRENVKRKIVISANVADRDLRSVVNDIQKRIDTSVQLPEGYHIEYGGQFESEQAASRTLALTSFISIVVIFLLLYNEFRSVKESGVILLNLPLALIGGVFALVITTGEVSIPAIIGFISLFGIATRNGMLLISHYNHLQKEEGLNVYDSVIQGSLDRLNPILMTALSSALALIPLALAGDLPGNEIQSPMAKVILGGLLTSTFLNGFIVPIVYLMMHRKKAQKSL from the coding sequence ATGCTTAATAAAATTATACATTACTCCCTACACAACCGGTTGGTTGTAGTTTGTGCGGCCATCCTCCTGCTTATTGCGGGAACGTACACCGCCATGCATACGGAAGTAGACGTATTCCCCGACCTAAATGCACCTACGGTAGTAATCATGACCGAGGCGAACGGTATGGCTGCGGAAGAAGTTGAACAGCTCGTTACTTTTCCTGTTGAAACTGCCGTAAACGGAGCTACGGGTGTGCGCCGTGTCCGCTCTTCCTCTACTAACGGATTTTCCGTTGTTTGGGTAGAATTTGATTGGGGAACGGATATTTATCTCGCTCGTCAGATTGTTAGTGAGAAATTAGCGGTGGTCAGCGAATCGCTGCCGGTCAATGTCGGCAAACCGACTCTTGGACCACAGTCTTCTATCTTAGGCGAAATGCTCATCATCGGTCTGACTGCCGACTCCACTTCCATGCTCGATCTTCGCACGATTGCGGACTGGACCATCCGTCCACGCCTGCTGTCTACCGGAGGAGTGGCACAAGTGGCTGTGCTCGGAGGAGATATCAAAGAATATCAGATTCAGCTAGATCCCGAACGGATGCGTCATTACGGCATCTCGATGGGAGAAGTGATGGCTGTAACACAGGATATGAACCTAAATGCCAATGGAGGTGTGCTCTATGAATTCGGAAATGAATATATTGTACGTGGTGTACTCTCCACTTCGAAAACAGAGCAACTTGGCAAAGCGGTAGTAAAGACAGTGAATAACTTCCCTGTCACGCTGGAAGATATTGCAAACGTAACCATCGGCCCGAAGGCTCCGAAACTGGGTACTGCTTCAGAACGCGGCAAATCTGCCGTCCTGATGACTGTTACCAAGCAACCGGCTACCAGCACACTGGAACTGACGGACAAACTGGAAGCATCTCTGAAAGACCTCCAGAAAAATCTGCCGCCGGACGTAAAAGTTTCAACGGACATATTCCGTCAAAGCCGCTTTATCGAAAGCTCCATCGGCAATGTGAAGAAATCACTCTTTGAAGGAGGTATTTTCGTTGTCATCGTGCTTTTCCTGTTCCTGGCAAATGTACGTACTACGCTGATCTCATTGGTGACACTGCCTCTTTCCCTGCTCGTTTCGATCCTGACTTTACACTACATGGGGCTGACAATCAACACCATGAGTCTTGGAGGTATGGCGATAGCTATCGGCTCATTGGTAGACGACGCCATTGTCGATGTGGAAAACGTATATAAACGACTGCGGGAGAACCGCCTGAAAGTGGAAGCAGAAAGACTAAGTACGCTCGAAGTGGTATTCAATGCGTCGAAAGAGGTGCGCATGCCTATCCTTAATTCAACGTTGATTATCGTAGTCAGCTTTGTTCCGTTATTTTTCTTGAGCGGCATGGAAGGCAGAATGTTGGTTCCACTAGGTGTTGCTTTTATCGTGGCCCTGTTTGCGTCTACGATAGTTGCCCTGACACTAACTCCGGTACTCTGCTCTTATCTATTAGGAAGCAATAAGACGAACAAGGAACTGAAAGAAGCTCCTGTTGCCCGCTGGATGAAAGGGATTTATGAAAAAGCACTGACTTGGGTACTGGCACATAAACGTGTGACTCTCGGAAGTACAATCGGACTTTTTGTAGTTGCCCTCGGAGTGTTTTTCACACTTGGACGCAGCTTCCTTCCTTCGTTCAATGAAGGATCGTTTACTATCAATATCAGTTCTCTGCCAGGTATTTCGCTGGAAGAAAGCAACAAAATGGGACATCGTGCCGAAGAGTTATTGATGACAATTCCCGAAATACAAACGGTAGCCCGGAAAACGGGACGTGCCGAATTGGATGAACATGCGTTAGGAGTCAATGTTTCTGAAATAGAAGCTCCGTTCGAATTGAAAGACCGCTCGCGCAGTGAACTGGTAGCTGATGTACGTGAAAAATTAGGTACGATCACCGGAGCAAACATAGAAATCGGACAACCGATCAGCCACCGTATCGACGCAATGCTATCGGGTACGAAAGCGAATATTGCTATCAAATTATTCGGTGATGACCTGAATAAAATGTTTTCACTCGGTAATCAAATCAAAGGAGCGATCAGTGACATTCCCGGTGTTGCCGACCTGAACGTGGAACAACAGATTGAACGTCCGCAGCTGAAAATACAGCCTAAACGGGAAATGCTGGCTAAGTTCGGTATTACCCTGCCGGAATTTTCGGAATATGTGAATGTAGCTTTGGCTGGAAAAGTGATCTCACAAGTGTATGAACAGGGCAAGAGTTTTGACCTGATCGTAAAAGTGAAGGATGATGCCCGGGATGAAATAGAGAAAATCCGTAACCTGATGGTAGACACGAACGACGGCCGCAAAGTTCCTTTGAGCTATGTAGCGGAAGTGGTATCGGCCATGGGTCCGAATACGATCAACCGCGAGAATGTGAAACGTAAAATTGTCATTTCCGCCAATGTGGCCGATCGTGACTTGCGCAGTGTTGTGAATGATATTCAGAAACGTATCGACACATCGGTACAATTACCCGAAGGTTATCATATCGAGTATGGTGGACAGTTTGAAAGCGAGCAGGCTGCCAGCCGGACATTAGCGTTGACTTCATTTATCAGTATCGTGGTTATCTTCCTGTTGCTGTACAATGAGTTCCGCAGTGTGAAAGAATCCGGGGTTATCTTGCTGAATCTTCCGCTGGCACTGATCGGTGGTGTATTTGCTTTGGTGATTACAACAGGAGAAGTCAGTATTCCGGCTATCATCGGTTTCATTTCCTTGTTCGGTATTGCAACGCGTAACGGTATGTTACTCATCAGTCACTACAATCATTTGCAAAAGGAAGAAGGTTTGAATGTATATGATAGTGTGATTCAAGGTTCTCTCGACCGCCTGAATCCGATTTTAATGACGGCATTGTCTTCTGCACTGGCACTGATTCCATTGGCACTTGCCGGCGACTTGCCCGGTAACGAAATTCAAAGTCCGATGGCAAAAGTGATTCTAGGAGGATTATTAACGTCTACTTTTTTGAACGGTTTTATCGTTCCGATTGTTTATCTGATGATGCATCGGAAAAAGGCCCAGAAAAGCCTGTAG
- a CDS encoding TolC family protein, translating into MKQIMTISAALLFLTIGEVQAQNGIEQVLKNIETNNKELQANEQLITSQKLEAKTDNNLPDPTLSYAHLWGAKDKSETIGELVVSQSFDFPSLYATRNKLNRLKAGTLDSQSDVFRQEKLLQAKELCLDIIMLRQQKHILEERLRNAEELAKMYAKRLQTGDANALETNKINLELLNVKTEASLNETALRNKQQELNTLNGNIPVVFEENQYPTIPFPSDYQMLKSEVMATDRTLMALGNESLVAHKQIAVNKSQWLPKLELGYRRNTETGVPFNGVVVGFSFPLFENRNKVKIAKAQALNIDLQKDNATLQVESELAQLYREAKTLHASMEEYSKTFQSQQDLALLKQALTGGQISMIEYFVEVSVIYQSHQNYLQLENQYQKAMARIYKSKL; encoded by the coding sequence ATGAAACAAATCATGACCATAAGCGCTGCACTTCTTTTCTTAACCATAGGTGAAGTGCAAGCCCAAAACGGAATTGAACAGGTATTGAAGAATATCGAAACGAACAATAAGGAGTTGCAGGCAAACGAGCAACTGATTACCTCGCAGAAGCTGGAAGCCAAAACGGATAATAACTTGCCTGACCCTACTCTCTCTTACGCGCATCTATGGGGAGCAAAAGATAAAAGCGAAACAATCGGTGAGCTGGTTGTTTCACAAAGCTTTGATTTCCCTAGTTTATACGCCACACGTAACAAGTTAAACCGTCTGAAAGCCGGAACTCTTGACAGTCAGTCGGATGTTTTTCGTCAGGAGAAACTGTTACAGGCAAAAGAACTTTGCCTGGACATTATCATGCTTCGTCAGCAAAAGCATATTTTGGAGGAACGTCTCCGCAATGCGGAAGAACTTGCTAAAATGTACGCCAAGCGTCTCCAAACAGGGGATGCAAATGCTCTCGAAACCAATAAAATCAACTTGGAACTGTTGAATGTCAAAACGGAAGCGTCTCTGAACGAAACGGCACTTCGCAATAAGCAGCAGGAACTGAATACGCTGAATGGTAATATTCCAGTGGTTTTCGAAGAAAATCAATATCCGACTATACCGTTCCCAAGCGATTACCAAATGTTGAAATCAGAAGTCATGGCTACAGACCGTACCTTAATGGCACTAGGCAACGAGAGCCTCGTTGCCCATAAACAGATTGCTGTCAATAAATCCCAATGGCTGCCAAAGCTAGAACTCGGCTACCGTCGGAATACAGAGACTGGTGTGCCTTTCAACGGTGTAGTGGTGGGCTTTTCCTTCCCGCTTTTCGAAAATCGGAATAAGGTGAAAATTGCTAAAGCGCAGGCACTCAACATCGACTTGCAAAAGGATAATGCTACACTACAAGTGGAATCTGAATTGGCACAACTTTACCGGGAAGCGAAAACGCTGCATGCTTCAATGGAAGAATATAGCAAGACTTTCCAGTCTCAACAAGATTTGGCATTGCTGAAACAAGCTTTGACAGGTGGACAAATTAGTATGATCGAGTACTTCGTTGAAGTATCGGTGATCTATCAAAGTCATCAAAATTATCTGCAATTGGAAAATCAGTACCAAAAGGCAATGGCACGGATTTACAAAAGCAAGCTATAA